From Candidatus Culexarchaeum yellowstonense:
CACTGCAACTTCATCAAACCCTAAGAATAAAAATCCAACTTTATCCTTACCATAAGTCTTAATTGCGCTATCAATCTTAGATGCTAAAACAGCCAGTTCAGCTGAAAACTCTGTTTTCTCAGGATCATATCTAACCCTCTCAATAATTGTTCCCCCAAGCTTCTTGAAGTTTTCCTCTACAACAGAATATAACCCATCACCCCAAGTATCAGCTCTCTGTAAAACCGCTATTGCCTTCACACCATAATCAGTTATTATCTTAGGTATCACAACACCCTGCACAGTATCAGGGGTTGGTAATCTAAAGACGAAGTCATCTGCTATACGTAGTAGCGGTGAAGTTGAACCATCACTTATAACTAGAATTTTATTTGCCTGTATATAATCATAGCATGCCCTTATATGGCTGCTAAACCTCCAACCAACAACTATTCTTATGCCCTTAGCATATAGGCTTTGAAGCTTCTCGAGCGCCTTTGTAGCTGATCCCTCAGCATTCTCAATATAAGCCTTAAATGTTATTGGCAATCCAAGGGCTTTAACATAATTGTTTACTTCCTCTATTGCGATATTAACAGTAGTTCCTTCAGTTTCCATATACCCTGTATCCGCAACCATTACTCCTATTGGTATTTCACCCTTCAATGGGTAAACGGGTTTTTCAACAACCTTCTCCTGAATCTTTGGAGGAGCCATATAATATCCAATTGGATATCCTATGACTATCCCCACAACAAGCAACACTATAAATAATATTGGAGTTGTTTTTGCACTTTGCATATAGTACCAATAAATACTAGTAGGTGATAAACATCATTTAAAGCTTACGTTATATATGTAGCAAAATTTTCTATCATTTCAACTTTATGTTATGTAAAACGTAATCATTACATAAATTTTAATATTCCATTGGCTACTATAAATTTCCAGTGTTTTGTATGTTTAGTGATGATGTGTTGTTGATGTTTTTGTTGGTTTTCATGTTTGGTGCTTCTTATTTGTTGCATTTCTTGTTGGATAGGTTTCATTTGCCCAGTTTGCTTGCCCCTCTACTTGTTGGTTTAGTGTTTAGGCTTGTTCCACAATTTTCTTGGGTTGGAAAGTATGCTTCTAGTGGTGAGCTTGGTTTCCTCTCCAGTTTGGGTATTATGCTCTTGATATTTCTTGTGGGTGTGAGGGTTGATGTTAATGAGTTTAAGAGGCAGTCTTTAAATATGGTTTCCATAGCCATATTGAATATACTTTTCTCAACTTTGATTGGTATGCTTGTGCTCTTATATTATGGTTATTCATTGTTGATTTCAGCTTTGATATCTAGTGCTCTTGCAACTGTGGCTGAGGCTACGATTGCACCTATACTTGATGAGCTTGATGTTATTAGGAGTAGGAGTGCCAATTTGATTTTGGGTCCTGGGATTTTGGATGATGTTTTGGAGATTGCCACTGCATCTATAGCTTCAGTTATGGTTGGGAGTATGGGGGCCTTCAATCCATCCATGATACTATTAGGGGTATTTGTATTGCTTATTCTTGCCATCATATTTCATAGGTTAATCCTCCCAACACTTGCATCCCTTGAGGTTGAAGCTAGAGCGTATAGTTTAACTATGCTTATGATTGTTGTGGCATTGACATTCACTTTAATCTCTGAATATTTTAGTCTTGGAATACTTCTTGGGGCTGTGACTGCAGGTATAGTTTTCCAGAAGTTTATATCGAAGTCTGGTGGTGAATGTGTTAAACTGCTTAGAGCTCTAGCCTATGGGTTTCTGGGACCAGTATTCTTCTTCACCATAGGTTTGAGCATAACCCCTGAGAGCATAGTTGAGAGTGCCATGCTAACTTTATGGCTTGTATTGGCTAATTTTGCTGGTAAGTTTGCTTCAACGATTATTGTGGGGGTTTATGCTAAGATGAATTGGAAGGAGAATGTGGTTGTGGGTATGGGGTTGAGTGCAAAGTTTTCCATGGGCATAATACCTGCACAAATACTATATTCGGCTGGTTTAATCGATGAAGCATTATTCACATCATTTGTTGGAGTCTCCGCAATAACCACTATGACCATACCCTTCACATTATCATACATTGTGAAGAGGTGGAGGGAGGATATAATTAACCCTTAATATGGTATAGGCGTAGTTTACCAGACCTTGGAACCCAGTGGAACTTCATCCCCAACTGTTATGAGGTGAACCTTCCCATCAGCCTCCTCAGCAACTATTAGCATGGCTTGACTCTCCACATCAGCAATCTTCTTAGGCTTTAAATTAACAACGAAAATCATCTTCTTACCCATGAGATCTTCTGGTTGATATTGATCTCCTATACCTGCCACTACAATTCTGGTTTCATCGCCGAAATCCACTGAAAGTTTTATTAGCTTCCTAGTTCTCGGAATCCTCTCAGCACTCTTGACAAGTCCAACCCTCATCCTAAACTTCCAGAATTCTTCAACATCAAATAATTCATGTGTGGACAATACTATTCACCGTTAAAAATTTAATGTTTATTTAGTAGATAACGCTTCTCATTCAATTGATGTTAGCCTACCTCTTCAACCATTATTGGAACTTTAACCCTCCTATAACCGTAACCTTGCCTATAAACCTCCAATTCCACGTAACCTTGCATTATGGAGTCTTCCACAGCCCTCCTAAGCTCCCTAACGTCCGAAACCTCTTTACCAGCAACCTTAGTTATAATGTCTCCAGGTGCAATTCTGGCTTCATAGGCTGGTGTTCCCGGGATGACTCTAACTATTAGTAGTCCACGTTTGAGTGGTAGTCTGTAGGCTGAGGCCAGTTGGGGGGTTATGGATGCAGCGTAAACTCCTATCATAGCTCTAACGGGTCTACCATAAGCTTCAATCATTTCCAAAACCCTCTTAACAGTGTTTATTGGTATTGCGAAGCCAACTCCTTGAGCATATGGGATTATTGCTGTAACCATCCCCACAACCATCCCATCAACGTTGACGAGGGGGCCTCCACTATTACCTGGATTTATAGCTGCATCAGTCTGTATTAAGTCTTCCAATGCAACATCCTCGCCCACAATATTCCTACCAACAGCGCTAACCACACCCATGGTGACTGTGGGTCCAGGTAAACCTAGAGGGCTACCCACGGCGAAAACTATTTCACCAACCCTAAGCTGATTGGAGTCACCTAATGGTAGTGGTTTAATATCCTTTGGGACATTCTCAACGCTAACTAAAGCCACATCCCTATAAGTATCCGCTATTAAAACTTTACCATCAAATCTAGATCCATCAAAGAATATTACATCCACAACCCTTGCATCGGAAACCACATGTGCATTGGTTACAATTATGTTTTCACCTATTAAGAAGCCTGAGCCAAGCCCCCTAATTGGAACGGTACCAAAAATGCTTTCAAAACCAAGTTTAACAGTGGTTATCGTTACAACGCCCCTTGAAACTTCATTCACAACTTTAATCACATGTTCATTGAAGTCCTTTAGCGGAGTAGCCATAAAACCACTGTAATATACTTTGAAGAGATTCGATATAAACCTATTTCAATGGGAATCTCTGAATGAATTTATCACCATCACCTGAAAGCCTATACCTATAACCATTCAATTCTAGGTAATTGTTATCCCTAGCATTGGCTTCAATAAGCCTCTGCTTCAATTCCGGGAAATCATCTGAGAAAGCCCACTCCCCAACACCACTCTTAAATGGATGCCACTTATGAACATTCAATGAAGCTTCAAGGAATCTAAGCCTATCCTGAAGCATATCAATTATCTGCCTAAGCTCCTTAATCTGAGCTTCAAGCATAACCCTCTCCAAATCTATGGATTCCTCATCCCTCTCCAAGACGCATCAAAATAAATATACATAAATTATATAATAAATGTCTCGGTGTAGGATTTGAAGGCAATGATTTTAATGGAGCAAAAGCCAATAGAGGAAGCACCACTAAAAATGGTGGATTTGGAGGTGCCAACCCCATCCAAGGATGAAGTGCTATTAAAGGTGAAGTGTTGTGGAGTGTGCAGAACAGACCTACACATAGTGGAGGGGGAGTTGAAGGCTTTAAAGCTCCCAGTAATAATTGGACATCAAGTTATAGGTGAAGTTGTGGATGTGGGATCTGAGGGAAATTCCCATTTAATGGGGAAGGTTTTCGGGGTTCCATGGCTATACTGGAGTTGTGGAAAATGCAAGTACTGCATAAATGGAAATGAAAATCTATGCCTAAACGCACTGTTCACTGGATATAGTGTGGATGGTGGATATGCAGAATACATGAAGGCTAAAGTGGATTATATACATGAAATTCCATTGGGCATGGACCCAATACAGGCAGCACCACTACTATGTGGTGGAGCCATAGGGTATAGGGCATTTAAAATGGCAAAGGTTAAGGGGGGAGATAAACTTGGACTATTTGGGTTTGGATCATCAGCACACATGATAATACAAGTGGCAAACAGTATTGGTGTGGAAACATATGTATTCACAAGATCTAAGAGTTCACAAGAACTGGCCATAAGCTTGGGAGCTAAGTGGGCTGGAGATCCTAGGGAGAATATATCCACACCATTAGATGCAGCAATAGTATTCGCACCGGCAGGATGGGTTGCTGTGGAGGCATTAAGGAAGCTTGATAGGGGTGGAAGACTAATATTGGCTGGAATATACATGACTCCAATAGAAAGGTTAGATTATAATGACTTATGGCTTGAGAGGGAAATTAAAAGCGTTGCCAACGTTACGAGGAGTGATGTTAGAGAATTCCTAAACATAGCGTCAAAAATAAATTTGAAGACAAAAGTGACAGTCTACCCACTGAGTGAAGCCAATGAAGCTTTAAAAAGCCTTAAATTTGGAGAGCATAGTGGATCTATAGTTTTAAAAGTGAATTGAAGGTTAAATGTAAGTGTAGGATATATGTCCATCATAATAAGCGAATTGAAGAGGAGACTTAGGGAGCTTGAAGCAAAACACTCAACCAGACCAATACCATCAATAGTCATAGAAACTGAATTCTCAAGGAAACCTGCAACCATAACATACAATTCAAGCGAATACAGAGATCTAACCGAGATATTTAAGGGAGCTACAGCTAAGGGGGAGATATTGGGCGATGAATACGTAATATACAATCTACCACAAATATCCTTCGACTCAAAAACATTCAAGAAGATTGAGGATATAGCTTATGGGAAATTCAAAGTTGAGAGGATAGTGGATGTCCCACCAATACCACACCCAAGATATGGTAGAGAAACCTCAGCTGGATTAGAGTTGATTAAAGATGGTAAACCCATAGCCACACTATACTCAACTAGATTCCACATAAACATAAACTTTGAACCTGCAGAAGAGCTTGCAGATGAATTAATTAGGGAGGTTTATAGGTTTGAAGAGAAGCCAAGCTTATTGGCAATACTAATATGGAAGATTAAGAGGTTCCTTAAGAGGAGGTTTGGAGGGGAGTAGGGATAGTGAATTCAAACCCATAATCTTAAGCTTATCATCCCATGAAATCTTCAAATTCATAATCTTTGAAATCTCCATTTGAATGTTGGAGTATGGGTAATCCGAGCCGAATAGCACCCTATCGGAGCCAACCCTATTAACAGCATACTCAATAACCTTAAACCCCCTATAAGTGGAGGTTTCAAGGAAGACGTTATCAAAATCCTCTGCAACCTTAATAGCATCAACAGACCCTTGAGCCATATGGCCAACGATAACCTTCAATTCAGGGTACATGGAGCATATATGTCTAAGGGCATCTGGATGGGAAACACCATATCCGGAGCAATGAACATAAACAGGCATCCTCATCCTACAAGCATAACTCAATATTGGATCGAGTAGTGAAATATTGAATAAACTGTAACCATCAGTTTCAGGTCTAAACTTTAATCCAACAAAACCATGCTTCAAAGCCCTTGAAACCTCATCAAGGATGCTTGAACGTTTAGGGTTAACCCAATAAAATCCGAAAAGCCTACCTGGATACTTTGAAACTTCACCCATCAATTTGAGATTATGATTTAAACTTGATGAAGCAGCAGTTACAAATCCATGGGAAATGTTGAAGTCATCCATGATTGAAAGCATGTGCTCAGCGCAAATGTTTGTTGCAAATACCCCGAAAACTGCACCAATATGCATATGGGCATCTACAATCATTTCACTCATCCAATCGGAAGCCTACTTCAAAGCATACTTGACGGCTTCCTCAGCTAAAACCTGCAATGGATCCACAATTGGAACCTTCAGATCGCCACTTTTAATAACTACTGAAACCTCCGTGCATCCGAGGATAATAAGCTCAGCACCTCTAGATATGAATTTATTTGCAACATCCATTAAAAGTCTCCTACCAAGCTCCAGATTCCCAGCCTTAACACCATCATATATCCCACTCATAACCAGCTTCTGATCATCATCCCCTGAAATCAGCACCTCAACACCATACTTCCCAAAAGCCTTCTGATATAATCCAGTTTTAACAGTTCCAGTTGTAGCTAGAAGCCCTGCAAATTTAATTTTCGGATAAACCTTCGAAACATATTCAGCCGCCAATTCAATCATATTGAAGAATGGGATTTTAACTGAGGATTTAAGCTCCTCATAATAGTAGTGTGCAGTGTTGCATGGCATTATGATGAAGTCTGCACCAGCCCTCTCAAGCAATCTAGCAGTTTTAATTAGCTCTGGAACTGGATTCTCCCCACCATAAAGTATTGCCGCAGTCCTATCTGGAACTTTTGGGTTATTGAATATTATTATTGGAATGTGATCTTGATCCCTCTTGGCAGGTGTAGCTTTAATTATTCTGAGGAATAGTTCTGCAGTGGCTTCAGGACCCAACCCACCCAAAATACCAATAGTCTTCAAAGCCTGACACCACGATAAATAATGTTGAATCAGCCATTATTAAAATTAACCCTTCTAAACCTTAAACTTCAAGGTCATACCCATCAGTTTAAACTCACATTCACTGCAAAACGTGTAACCCTTGAAATCGGTGTCAATAATGCTATTGCTGAAATGCATAACACACCGCCTATTTGGACAATGCCTTAAACCAAGTGTATGTCCAAGTTCATGAACAGCCTCCTTCAAAGCCCTCTCAAAAAACAATTCCAAATCAGCACTATAACCATAAAATTCAGGCCTCAACCTATATAGGGATATAACTGCAAAACCACCTCCAAGCATAGCTTCACCGAAAACGAAGTTGAGGGCATCAGCATACATATCCACATCCAAAACACCCAAAACCCTATAATTAATTGAAATCCTCCCGAAACTCCTACTGAGATAATTAAGTATGATTGAAGAGTTATACTGCATCCTATGGGAATTATAAGCTTCATCAATCAACGGCAACTCATACTCAGAAAC
This genomic window contains:
- a CDS encoding ABC transporter substrate-binding protein, whose translation is MQSAKTTPILFIVLLVVGIVIGYPIGYYMAPPKIQEKVVEKPVYPLKGEIPIGVMVADTGYMETEGTTVNIAIEEVNNYVKALGLPITFKAYIENAEGSATKALEKLQSLYAKGIRIVVGWRFSSHIRACYDYIQANKILVISDGSTSPLLRIADDFVFRLPTPDTVQGVVIPKIITDYGVKAIAVLQRADTWGDGLYSVVEENFKKLGGTIIERVRYDPEKTEFSAELAVLASKIDSAIKTYGKDKVGFLFLGFDEVAVVQSQAKDYPALMSVLWFGSDGHVWSDRLVEEAGQYAFVVRHICTYATTTNSTLRMNFAEKHRAKVGYVPGTYAICLYDSIWLVAKAILEAATTDTTVLKKILPDVAARYFGASGWCLLDENGDRAAMDYDLWAVIKESEAKYATFVYYYNVTVGGERLAWAIIGSYSATTGAIKWFLKPTLGSSSAGEYHVIVNYANYKLH
- a CDS encoding cation:proton antiporter; the encoded protein is MFGASYLLHFLLDRFHLPSLLAPLLVGLVFRLVPQFSWVGKYASSGELGFLSSLGIMLLIFLVGVRVDVNEFKRQSLNMVSIAILNILFSTLIGMLVLLYYGYSLLISALISSALATVAEATIAPILDELDVIRSRSANLILGPGILDDVLEIATASIASVMVGSMGAFNPSMILLGVFVLLILAIIFHRLILPTLASLEVEARAYSLTMLMIVVALTFTLISEYFSLGILLGAVTAGIVFQKFISKSGGECVKLLRALAYGFLGPVFFFTIGLSITPESIVESAMLTLWLVLANFAGKFASTIIVGVYAKMNWKENVVVGMGLSAKFSMGIIPAQILYSAGLIDEALFTSFVGVSAITTMTIPFTLSYIVKRWREDIINP
- a CDS encoding methionine--tRNA ligase subunit beta; this translates as MRVGLVKSAERIPRTRKLIKLSVDFGDETRIVVAGIGDQYQPEDLMGKKMIFVVNLKPKKIADVESQAMLIVAEEADGKVHLITVGDEVPLGSKVW
- a CDS encoding trypsin-like peptidase domain-containing protein; amino-acid sequence: MATPLKDFNEHVIKVVNEVSRGVVTITTVKLGFESIFGTVPIRGLGSGFLIGENIIVTNAHVVSDARVVDVIFFDGSRFDGKVLIADTYRDVALVSVENVPKDIKPLPLGDSNQLRVGEIVFAVGSPLGLPGPTVTMGVVSAVGRNIVGEDVALEDLIQTDAAINPGNSGGPLVNVDGMVVGMVTAIIPYAQGVGFAIPINTVKRVLEMIEAYGRPVRAMIGVYAASITPQLASAYRLPLKRGLLIVRVIPGTPAYEARIAPGDIITKVAGKEVSDVRELRRAVEDSIMQGYVELEVYRQGYGYRRVKVPIMVEEVG
- a CDS encoding zinc-dependent alcohol dehydrogenase family protein → MKAMILMEQKPIEEAPLKMVDLEVPTPSKDEVLLKVKCCGVCRTDLHIVEGELKALKLPVIIGHQVIGEVVDVGSEGNSHLMGKVFGVPWLYWSCGKCKYCINGNENLCLNALFTGYSVDGGYAEYMKAKVDYIHEIPLGMDPIQAAPLLCGGAIGYRAFKMAKVKGGDKLGLFGFGSSAHMIIQVANSIGVETYVFTRSKSSQELAISLGAKWAGDPRENISTPLDAAIVFAPAGWVAVEALRKLDRGGRLILAGIYMTPIERLDYNDLWLEREIKSVANVTRSDVREFLNIASKINLKTKVTVYPLSEANEALKSLKFGEHSGSIVLKVN
- a CDS encoding amidohydrolase family protein; amino-acid sequence: MIVDAHMHIGAVFGVFATNICAEHMLSIMDDFNISHGFVTAASSSLNHNLKLMGEVSKYPGRLFGFYWVNPKRSSILDEVSRALKHGFVGLKFRPETDGYSLFNISLLDPILSYACRMRMPVYVHCSGYGVSHPDALRHICSMYPELKVIVGHMAQGSVDAIKVAEDFDNVFLETSTYRGFKVIEYAVNRVGSDRVLFGSDYPYSNIQMEISKIMNLKISWDDKLKIMGLNSLSLLPSKPPLKEPLNLPY
- a CDS encoding amino acid racemase, whose amino-acid sequence is MKTIGILGGLGPEATAELFLRIIKATPAKRDQDHIPIIIFNNPKVPDRTAAILYGGENPVPELIKTARLLERAGADFIIMPCNTAHYYYEELKSSVKIPFFNMIELAAEYVSKVYPKIKFAGLLATTGTVKTGLYQKAFGKYGVEVLISGDDDQKLVMSGIYDGVKAGNLELGRRLLMDVANKFISRGAELIILGCTEVSVVIKSGDLKVPIVDPLQVLAEEAVKYALK
- a CDS encoding archaemetzincin family Zn-dependent metalloprotease, which encodes MNRLINVLVQPVGFVEPAVVERLAFDINSKVKFFRAIVSEYELPLIDEAYNSHRMQYNSSIILNYLSRSFGRISINYRVLGVLDVDMYADALNFVFGEAMLGGGFAVISLYRLRPEFYGYSADLELFFERALKEAVHELGHTLGLRHCPNRRCVMHFSNSIIDTDFKGYTFCSECEFKLMGMTLKFKV